A single window of Eucalyptus grandis isolate ANBG69807.140 chromosome 1, ASM1654582v1, whole genome shotgun sequence DNA harbors:
- the LOC104414139 gene encoding putative F-box protein At3g58860, with protein sequence MEGELMPASMDSPSPNRLRSDSEAESADKIFLTFFIFLLVKLNPKEDRISCLPEDVIGFILSLLTSREAQATCLLSRRWRHLSACRVTNLDFDRRELLDEMKDNPELAEKERERYVEWVDNALYPQYEGYHLRRFALCFDLNISYQSHIDRWIIFALAKQVKVLQLIFDPTSMEDLMNDCDPNHLPYLLGRETLMDVDVGCSQQTSCLNNFAFSPSSSWHVGLRYLEELTFHRITVEGELIEQLLANCPVLERLTLNDAFGLDRLRVSGRSLKLKYLLMTCCADLECVEIFDTNLASFTIMGMDIPMCLDKLPHMSEMSIIGSSWGFVHAALFFLSSLSCLQILKLDYVTSPDEKWHIGQLPKLPSVKQLKVSVQGYGDATLLPFTLVIEACPSLRSFVFELMRPSEMLCRQRELKRVVRPSHMYLKEVEFYNYYGRPCDHELVNYLVENAIALEKLVVNPCEEAYFSDGMKRLMEPRERALQQLKGKLPSRIELMIN encoded by the exons ATGGAGGGTGAACTAATGCCAGCGTCCATGGATTCTCCATCTCCAAACAGGCTCCGCTCTGATTCTGAAGCCGAATCTGCCGACAAG ATATTTCtaactttctttatttttcttttggtgaaaCTCAACCCAAAGGAGGATCGGATCAGCTGTTTGCCTGAAGACGTTATAGGCTTTATATTGTCTCTTTTGACGTCTAGAGAAGCACAAGCCACTTGTCTTCTTTCCAGAAGATGGAGGCATTTGTCTGCATGTCGGGTCACCAACCTTGACTTCGACCGGCGTGAGTTGTTGGACGAGATGAAAGATAACCCCGAGTTGGCagaaaaggagagggagagatacGTGGAATGGGTGGACAATGCCTTGTATCCACAATATGAAGGATACCACCTACGTAGATTTGCATTATGCTTCGACTTGAATATTTCATATCAGTCTCACATCGATCGGTGGATTATATTTGCGTTGGCAAAACAAGTTAAAGTTCTCCAACTGATTTTCGACCCAACATCTATGGAGGATTTAATGAATGATTGTGACCCAAATCACTTGCCATATCTCTTAGGGCGGGAGACACTTATGGATGTTGATGTAGGGTGTTCACAACAGACTTCATGTCTAAATAATTTTGCCTTTAGCCCTTCTAGTTCTTGGCATGTTGGCTTGAGGTATCTTGAAGAGCTCACCTTTCATCGAATCACTGTAGAGGGAGAACTCATTGAGCAATTGCTTGCCAATTGTCCGGTTCTAGAGCGATTGACTTTGAACGATGCTTTTGGTTTGGATAGGCTGAGAGTTTCTGGCCGATCATTGAAGTTGAAATACTTGCTCATGACATGTTGTGCCGATCTTGAGTGCGTTGAGATTTTTGACACAAATCTTGCATCCTTCACTATCATGGGAATGGATATTCCAATGTGCTTGGACAAGCTCCCCCATATGTCTGAGATGTCTATTATAGGATCTAGCTGGGGGTTTGTGCATGCAGCCTTGTTTTTTCTTTCGAGTCTTTCTTGTTTGCAGATTCTCAAACTTGACTATGTTACTTCACCTGAT GAAAAGTGGCATATTGGTCAATTGCCTAAATTGCCAAGTGTCAAGCAATTGAAAGTGAGTGTTCAAGGATATGGAGATGCAACCCTACTTCCATTCACTCTGGTGATCGAGGCATGTCCCTCCTTGCGAAGTTTTGTGTTTGAG TTGATGCGGCCGTCAGAGATGCTATGCAGGCAGAGAGAATTGAAAAGAGTTGTTAGACCTTCCCATATGTACCTAAAGGAGGTTGAATTTTACAACTATTATGGTCGACCTTGTGATCATGAACTGGTGAATTACCTTGTTGAGAATGCCATTGCTCTGGAGAAGTTAGTGGTGAATCCCTGTGAAGAAGCATATTTCTCGGATGGGATGAAAAGACTGATGGAACCTAGAGAACGTGCTCTACAACAGCTCAAGGGAAAGTTACCTTCTAGAATTGAGCTGATGATTAATTAA